The bacterium DNA segment TTTGCACCGATATTTTCGGTATTTTTGATACTCAGCAGCATTATTTTTGTTGGCTATTTTTTATACATTCCATTGTATCCATTCACCTGGGCATTGCACAAAACAACACAGCTGTGGATATGGCTGCTCAGTTTTGGCTCGCCACGATGGCTGATCGGGTTTAAGCAACCATCATTACCTTTTCTTCTGATTTTGCCGATGGCTGCTTTTTTTGTTATTCATTATCGTCCATTTACCAAGCCGTGGATGCGGATAGTGCTACTTGCGCTTGCAATCATCACATTTTGCACCAGTTTAAAACTGATCGAATATTATGCATACCCGGCAATCAAGACTATTGCCTGTCATAATCGCAACATCTATGTTGTCAGCGATCGAAACAATACAATTGTAATCGACAATGGTGCGCTTGCGACCAAACCGTCAAACCGCTCCTGGCTGGAATATGAACTTTTGCCAACCATCACAAAAAATACTGGAAAAACAGCCATTACCACGATTATAAGTCTGCAAGTAAGTCTTCGAACAGTTGAAACAATAGAACTGATCAACCGGCATCATCCTTTGCATTCGGTAATTCTGCCACCAGTGTTGTCATTGATTCCAACAAAATTAACAGAAAAACTTGATGAGCTAAACAAAGAACTTGCCAAAAATAACCGCACGATTACTTTTGTTGATCCAAAAAAAGATCTCATCTTAAAAAATGAAGGTAATCAGATTATAATAAGCGGTCTTTCAAGGCATATTGCAACACAAAAACAAAATACGGTACTATTGAAAGCAATAATAGAAACTAAAAATACAAAAATTGAAACTATGCCATTAAAAAAACAACCTTTTTTGAAAAAAAATAAAAACAAAAAGGATCCGAATGAATAAAAAATGCGTCGTGCTTGTGGTGCCCTTTGATGGATACCAGCAGGATGAGTATGAGCTTACCAGAAAAACACTGGAAGCTGCAGGGATTAGCGTAAAAGTTGCAAGCAACAAAAAAGGAGCTGCTATTGCCAAAGACGGATCCTCATGTCTCATTGACCTATCAATTGAACAGCTGGAAGAAACTCCATGTGACGGCGTTTTTTTAATCGGAGGACCTGGGGCACTTGAAAACCTCAACTCACTCAAAATGCATCATATTTTGAAAAATCTTTTCAAAAAAGACATCGTAATCGGCGCCATATGCATTTCGCCGCGAATCTTAGCGCAAGCAGGTATTTTAAAGAATAAAAAAGCCACCGGCTGGAATGACGATGGCAAGTTAGATGAGATTTTCAAACAACATCAGGTAAAAAAGGCAGATGCAAAAGTGGTGATAGATACAAATATCATTACCGCTGAAGGCCCGGCCGCAGCGCAAGAATTTGCAGAAACAATTGTCAAAAAATTAATCAAATAAACTGGTAATGTTAGCAAGATCTGTTATATTAAAAAAAAATATATACACTGTATCTTATGAAATATCATATCATTATTACTATT contains these protein-coding regions:
- a CDS encoding DJ-1/PfpI family protein → MNKKCVVLVVPFDGYQQDEYELTRKTLEAAGISVKVASNKKGAAIAKDGSSCLIDLSIEQLEETPCDGVFLIGGPGALENLNSLKMHHILKNLFKKDIVIGAICISPRILAQAGILKNKKATGWNDDGKLDEIFKQHQVKKADAKVVIDTNIITAEGPAAAQEFAETIVKKLIK